In the Corvus cornix cornix isolate S_Up_H32 chromosome 27, ASM73873v5, whole genome shotgun sequence genome, TCTCCCCTCACACCCCCCAATTATAAAGCACAGCTACTTCCAGAACCATCTCTGCATCTTCTTATTAAGACCcacttaaaaatactgtatattCAAGTCTCCTCAACTATATACAAGATCCTTTACCAGTTAAGATTTCTTCTTCAGGCCAATCAGATACTCTGGAACCCTTTACCAGATTTGGAACAAAAGTCATAAATGCTGGAAGGATGATGATTTTGAGCTGTAGCACAGCAATTTATTACTTCAGGCTCCTCCTTTTAGCGCCCTTTTTAGAGCTGTTCCACTGGTGTTAAGGCTGTGTCCCATCAGGTAGCACAGGCAAAGATGTTTTGCAGAAACTTAGCTTCTTAAATGTCCTATTTTAGAACCATATGCAGTTGTTTTCATGTACACTATAAAAATCTATGTTTTATGAGCTGGCCAGCCATACAGGTACACTCACAAGTTGTTTAGCATTTGTCCTGTGTCAGTGGAAAGATAAGGGGAAAGTGGGCATAAGCTACAGATGAGCAGCCTAACACTGGTGCAAGACAACTTGGAGTACTGGGAAGTGTGATGGACATACAAAACCCCCTTCTACAGCTGGCCTAGTTTTTAGTGCTTAACTGGAAAGGATTTCCAATCAATGCTTCTGTGTGAAGGGAAGCATGTTTTCCTGGCCAGTTGAACTTCAGAGTAACTGACACGGTGTAACCACTCTCCAAAGAACACTCTTCCAAAGCTTGTTCCCAAAGGGTACTTtattctgaggttttttttctagccACAGTGTCTCAGCACGAAAATGCTTTGGAAGTGTGGGACCCTCTGCAAAACTCCATTGTAACAAAATGCACTATTTACAGTCTAAAGATTGGACTGGCTTCTTTAGTCTGAGTATCGACTTCTTTAAGGACAGCTGCTATTCAAAATTTTGACTCAGAAAGGCAGTGTCAGCTTGTGactttgttgtttttcctcatACAGTCTTTATGTACTGCCTTCTAGATAAGACCAGCAGTTTTGAAGCAAATTCAACGTATTCCCCTTTTCTATTTCAAgtatttacaaaacatttttatacaaTCTTTCCCTTAAACATGGTAACAAGCTATGACCTAACCCAGCTGACTGGCACCCAAAATGAATCCTTGTTTAGTTTCTCTAACACACTTTTCAGCTCATTACATGCACTCTGGAGATCTTCTTTCACCAGTACAGTGTCAATTAAATGGCCATACTGCTCTTCAATGAATGCTGCTGAATTAATaatttcctgctgctcttcatcCTGCTGATCAACACAAGATGTTGGTATGACATTTACAGCATGTCTTTCTAGTTACTAGCATTTTAAAGTATATTAGCACAATGAGTCATTACTGTGAGAAAAGAACATGGAACAAAAGCTGCTACCATTAGGAAAAGGTATTGAAGATATTGAAACTGAGCTCAAGGAGCAGTATGTTACTGGTAGCTGTTCCAAAAAATGCAGGAGACCTTAGGGAAGGGGGGAAATATGTTACAGGAGGGACATAAAATGGTGATGCTGCACTTTATGTACTCAGAGTTGCTGCCCTAACCTAAGACATGGAAACCACACTCCTCAAAAACTGAAAGGGAATGCTGCATGCACTGTCTCAAGTTCAGTAATTTTGAGGGCTTACACAAAAACTTACCAAGTGAACAAAGTTCTGTAACATAAATTTAAGTTCAAGTTACCAAAGTAATGACATTATGCACTCTGTTTTTGTTCAGATTTACACATCACCTATTTGCAGCTGATCTAGGTTTGATCCTCAGAAGACATCCACATACTGTTTTGTGTGCACACCATTAAAACACTGTGTGACACTGGTGTGGCTGTCACTTTGGAGGTATAAGAAATAGCTGGCTAGCATTACCATTGCTGGTGCTGCTCATCAGAACTGTAAAATGACTACTGGTTTATCTGAGTTCAGTAACaacttcccctgctgcagccttgaTGATGTACCCAGATCCATATGGAAGAGTGGCACTTGGCTTCATGTTACTTTAAAACTTGAGTATATAAGGAGTCAAAAATTCCATTCTAAAGTTCCATCTGAAAGGCTGTATGTGCACAGGACCTACTCAGGGTCCCACTTTAACTCTTGTTGTCATGGAAGAGTAGCTCTTTCATGTAACAGAAGTGCTAGCCCAAATACTTCTTTCATGGCTAAAAAGAAGAGATTAGAAATTAGAATACTTACAAGGGGGGCTGAGATTTCTTCTGACATGGGAGATTTTAAgacatgttttttcttttctgaaatgagaGGCTTCACGAAGATAACGTAAGGCTTAAACTCAGGAGTCCTCAAGTGCTTTACTGCCTGTGAACAGATATTTTTTGTTATCAGACTTCTTTTTGCTGCATGTCAATGACAGACTCAGACTGGTTTCAGTAGTTTCACTGGTACAAGCTGACACACTGTGAAGTCCTGTGTACTACACATCTGACCACAGCCATCTTTTGCTCTTCAAAGGTTCATGCCAGTGGCTAACACACTCTTGTGTGCATGGAACATGGCCTTAACAGCACACCTGCCTTGCTTTGCACTGTGATTCCAAGGAGTGAGGACATGGCAAAAAATACTGAGGCAAGTATAAAAAAACCTGACTTCATGGGCAAATTATGGTTTGCTTCTCTCAAGCAGCCGAACACTGCAAATCTTAAACTTGGAATTCATCTGAGGGAGTACCACGAGTCTTTTCCTAGCCCAGCTACAAAATCTGAATCAAAATTTCAAGTATTAACTCACAGCATGAAGGTATTAAGAGCAGGTCTACTGGCACTGCTTACAATGCTAGTGTCCTGGGGTGATTCCTAATGTTACTGTATTCCATATCTGCACCCAAAAATTGTTCCTGTATCTTTGAGGTCCTACAAATGAGAGCCCTGggtgtgtgttgtgtgtgtgtgttggccagtgtttttaaaaaccagaactagaatgtaaaaaacaactCTCTTCTAAGTATTCTGTCCAGGACCTGAGCAGGCTGGGACAGTGATGCACTTCAGTCCCACAGCAAGGGAAAAGTCCCACAGTGACAACTACTAAAGAGACATCCAGGCTGTACCAGCTGGACATGTAGGAACTGTAACCACTGCACTGCTTTCCCAAGAGCCCTATTCTGTCAGCCAGCAGTAAAtcatatttgctttctttgaaataagCTGCAGAACTTACTTCAGGTACCACATCCACCAAACAAACCTTCTTTTTGGCCATCACAGATCGGATTGCCTCCAGACTTGTACCGTACAAATTTTCCTTGTATTCTCCATGTTCCACAAATCTAAAAAgtcaatacatttttaaataccagctacaaaaaatattaagaatattTAACTTAGAACATTTAACAGCTGTTTCGTGAAGTCACAGTAGTCaaacagggaggagaaaggcagaaaatcagGAGTAGATGGGTagggatttaaattttttccacttttttcccccttccttgcTTAGTAGCAATTCTTCATGTATCACTAGTAGCTAATCAGCAcaaaaaggggaagaagaaaggatatttttcacagaaaatagaACAAAGCTGGCAAGGAAATGGACTGCAATTCTTCCATCTTTTGGGAGACTTAACAATCTGAACTGTGAGGAAACACACTCAGGCTCACAGAATGGTCAGTATAGCCACAGATTCACTCTTCCACACACTTTCAAGTAGACTTGTGAATAAAACTTTTGGCCCATCATATTAAACAGAGAGTGAGCAGGCCCAACTAAATACCTGTTACTTTCACTAGATTAAATTCTGACCAATCACAGCACTTATGCAGGTTTAAATTCTAACTCAGGAGCCTCCTACTAATGTTATTGCTAAATGGCTTCTAGCTGAATTTTTGAGTTTGCTCTAACAGTCCAGACTCAATAAAGAGCTTTTTAGTTGGAAAGCTGAACCCTTCTAATACAGCTAATCCAACTGGCCACCTGATTTTGGTATTCATATGATGTAAGATTGGAcaagcaatatttttaaatagtcaATTAtaccagtattttaaaattaactcaCTTGTTTTGCTGCACATCTGTCTCAAATGATTGCTTAGAAACAAAATTGTATTCTACTCCCTCTCTCTCATGACTTTTCCTTGACCTTGTTGTATCTAGAAGAGAAGGGAAGCAAGACATGGGAGACATATCAGCCTTTGCAAACGTTTTCTCTACTTAGTTCCAGTCACATTTTCACGACCTCCAACAAGAAAGTTACACAGTGGCAAAttcaaatgaacaaaatataaatcaaaccatatcattttgttttaaattcaatCCCAAATACTGTATGACCAAAAATGAAGTTGTTTTGCTCCCGATAGTGCTGTAACtagcaaaaagaaattaggaAGCATCCTTCTTACACCTGGTAGATGCAGCAGAGGATATCCTACAGAAAACAGTGTAACTTAACTATTTGGAATTCTGGACTCtcattttcttggaaaactcaaaaacaaaaccaggacgTATATAAAGTTCTATTATGCTGCTTTTGAATTTACAGTAAGAATATTGATGGCTGTTTTCCCAAAGTACTGTGAAGTTTGCATAATTATGAGAGTCCCTTACTCTTGGTGTAATTTCTTTTAGTAATTGTTATTACTGTAGGAGAAGCTTTGATGATCATTCTACAAATCTGTGCCTGACCATTAAAGTAATGTCTGCtattctttttctgtatgtgtttAAATTCAAGTAGGAATTACCCATCTGAGTTCTTCTGCTAACTTACTGAAGTCTGCctgaaaaactttttaaaggtCTTAAATAACATATAAACAGTGCCCTCAATGTTAATTTTCTGGATTCAAAAAGTAGCTTGTTGGGGAATACAAAtaacaatggattttttttgtgtgtgtctgataattcctttttttttagaaaataatccAGTAAAAGAAACTCAGTGTAACTCTAGCCACAAAGCCACGCAAGAATCACTCATTTCTCTATTACTTTGACTGGCTTGTTTGAACAGCCTAGATATACTAATCAATAACTTAAAATCTTGCCCAAATTTTGACTTGGTTTAttgctgtctgctttttttttaactgcagctgTAATGCTATTCTCTAGAAAAATCACCCTCTTTTAAACACACAACGTTTTGGCTGACTCTTAAGATTCTAGTTTATCACACCAGCTCTCTCTGCAAGTCACActccattttttcttcctgtattaggtttttcattcttttaacaGACACTGCAAAATGCAATCTGCCCACTTaggaaaacacaattaaaaaaaccccactgagcTGACAGAATTCCAAAATGCATGTGTGCCAAGTTACATAATGATTTATTCAGCTATCAAAGGCAGACACAGTATATgacaatgagaaaaataatttgaagtacTTCATAAATATGCATAAAATCAGTAGTCAGAACACAATTTATCATCAGTGCAGATGGCACCACATTCATTAGACAGCAATTAGGGAATAAAGATGCAACAAACACAAGTCAGTAAGTTTTACTCACGTGGAACTGCAACACCATACTCCTGTGGGTTCTCTGACACAACTTTTTGCTTGAGCTCACTTAACTTGGCCCCCAAGCAacctaataaaataaaactgactgatagatttctgtgtgaaatgaaatacagcagaaaataaatgtatcagTTTCACACAAATAGTATGATTCAGAGTGTGCTTGAAGAAACCACTTCATGAGAGACCTCATGACCTGGTCTGCCATACTCTGCTTTGAAGAACATCATCAGGAACAAACTGAATTCCTTGAACAACTGCTGGACAATCCTCTGGCAGACACTTAAGTCAAAAAATCTGTAATCTCAGCAGTTGGTTCTATGAGATACCTTTGAATTCTAGGGCATCCTGGGAAGCTGGCTCAACACCAGGCTGAGTTAAAATTGCATGCAAAATCCTGTTAGATAATTCTAACATCTACCTCTTCATCAGTAGTTCTGACAGCCTAACTAAATGCTGGAGTAACAACCAAAGGAAAGTGaatcagaaaaatgagaaatagtCCTGCATCATTATTTTTACAAGGATTTGGTGAGTTTgattccttggtttttttttctttgtttttaatgtaatttaaaataaaagagtgaGTTctgacaaaaatcagaaaaaacatttaagaacCACAAAAACCCCCGAACCAAACATCTAAAGGAAGCTTCTGGAAGTGCAGGAtaagggaagagggagaaagatgaaaaattttgaACCAACTGGGTATCTTACCAATCAAAACCACCAGCCTTTGCTGTTCACCAGGCTGTTGCTGATACTTTGTGACTTCTTCGTATGTTAGGAACTCAGCTCcatctgcctgctctgcttGCTTGCCTTCATTCACGTTGTTCTCCTTCTCTTTACGACTCAATCTAAAGCTCCTGCGTAAAccagctgtgcagaaaaacagaagatatATTGACATGTCTCCACTTATCCAGATTTTGAAGCTTGTTCAGCTACAAGTTATTGTCTTCAAATATGAGTTATGCCCACAAATTTCGTTTATAATCAAATCAGTGCATATATGCTAATATTAGAGGAGAAATGTTTGCATATGGGATAGAAAACCAAGCACCCAACCTGTAATAAAAACCCCTCATATAACCTTAACCTGTCAAGAATTGGTTATGCCAAAGTCCAATTATGCCTCCTCACAGTGATAATCTAGTTTATTAATGTAATGTTAATGGGAAATTAATAGACATAGtccagttttaattttttaatgtggaagtgggttttttggggcGTTTtatttggtggggtttttttgttttcattttggtttggggtgggtGCGTTAGGGAAGATGTAAGGGGTTTTTGGTTACTCACCTATGTAGTGTCCATTGAAATATCCTTCACAATCACAGTCTTctgtaaattaaaaagcaaggaAGTGCAGGGTAGGGGACAGGGGAAAGGAGAgtgagagggaggagggagataTCTTAGACAATGCGTGTGATACAAGTCTGGCTCAttggcaaggaaaagaaatttaatatcCTGCATTGTTTGCACATACTTTTTTACTATAAACATTACTGATACCAAAACAATACTTGCCTTGGCTAGTggtttgtatttgaaaaaatcCTTGACTTTGATATTGAGCTAGAGAATTTTGTATCTTGGTATTTACAGTTCCCAGAGTTTATGCTTTTCAGCATTCACGACATTTGATTAGTGCTGCTGGTAAAAGTATGATACTCAGCCTTAGGTAAAAAAGAAGACTCCACAAACACagaactctttttttaatgagtaaCTTTATAAATGAGTATGATTATGTAAGAAAATTGCCTCTTCTGGTATTTCATTATCATTTGGGCTTGGAAAAAAGGGATCAGAAATGACAAAGAGGAACTCTAACCCCCTTCATTTTGACCAAGTTAAATTATCATTGCTtattaattctttattaaaaagataCAATGCTCTGGTCAGATGCATTGTATGTAAAGTAACATGTTTCAAATCCCCAATCTATTCCTCCTCAAATTACAACCACCCCCAAGGCCCCTAAAAGTGTGCATAACAAAACCATGATATTTAGCTGCAATAAAATACACTGCAATCCTAAGACAACTGCCGAGTTCTCACACTTCCTGAAAGAGGGGTACCTGGTTTGTTAACATTTAGGCACCTGTGCCCTTGCAATATCTGCAGAACTCTACTCATTTTAAGGTGGTGGTGTATGGTTCTGGGATAAACCCAACCATAAGCAAAAATATATGCAGCTTAAACCTTTCACAAAAGGTGCCAGTCAAGAGAgggcttttggtttttaatgaaCAGTTGCATGCAGGTTTGTAATCAAGCAATGCCAACGTGTACTCCTGAAACATTATGCCTACATAAGATAAAGTACAAATAGCAATAACATCAATCCATAGCTGAGATCAGAGCTATTTTCTGCTCTTGAAGGTAGGCTCTTTCAGACTTGTGCTTTGACAGCTGGCCATGACTGCTATACTCTAATTACAGAATATGATTAGTACTTTCACCAAAGTGATGGAATACTAATGCTTGGAATATGAACCTCAAGAAGCAACTGTAATGTGaaacaaaaatcacagcatACAGAATTCAACAGGAAATACCTGATATTTGGAAGGGGTCTGGTACAGTGACATATAAACTGCTTAAGCCCAACACAGTTGTTCATAATGAAAATAACACAGCAGTCCAAATGAACAATGAAGACAAATCACTTTGGATTGGTACAGGTGCCCTAAAATGTTAAACCCCaatacttctttattttttaaacataccAGCTAGAAAGACTGCATTTAACTTTGAACCTCACTCAGAAACCTACAGAATGTGTAAATATGTATCAGAAGACAAATCTTTTCTCTTCAATCAGAAGCAAACTGGGAAGTTATCATTACTTAAAGTCATCAATCTGAAttagattaatttaaataataattcaCGAAGAAAATGTCCTAGGAACAATACATCTACTATTCCCTTTGGAATCGTAGCAAGTATTTTAGACAATACATTGGTTGTTTATATTTGGATAGAAAGTGAGTTAGGAGAGTACCTACCTTTGTCAGAAGACTGATCATCTATAGTTAGCATGAAAGGCAGAGTTGGGAAGATATTAAAAGATGGATAAATAATTGAGCAAAAttagagaaaatggaaaggaaggtTCTTCTAGTTTGATTTGCTTAACAGGCTTTTCTAGtgtaaaaaaaatactgcagtacAATACCCACATCAACTGATTAAAGAATTTTGAGCTGGAATTTAGCATTATAACCAGTTATCAGCTTAATTGTCTCAAAAACATCTGAGATAAAGCTTAAGCAGCAATTCTCATTACATGCCTCCTAATTTGAATGCAATGGAAACTAATTTGGAAAAGCTTCATTTAAATCAGTAATGCTATTTTATAATTTGATTGAGCATCTTCCCTCCTTGTAGTGTAACAATACCTGTATCTCATCATGCACCAATTCACTTATACTACTCAAGAGGGACAATTTCCTGATTCCTTGTCTCCATGAGGGTGGCAGTCCTAGCACAATCCTGGTTTCACACAGTCACAGGGCTTCTCCCCACATCAAGAGTGCCTGTGCTGAAGCACCCAGGAGCAACAGCAACACATTTTGGGATAACCATACCATCTTCTGCTTTCCATCACTTACTGGCAATTTCCTCACaagtagcatttttttttgtgactaaTTCAGTGACAGAGAAGACCAGCTCTGTAACATTAAGCCTGAAATATAGATTGTATTTCCAGCTccagtgatttttctcttctttaaagGTACACTGTATTGTCATATGAGTTTAGAGCAATCACATGAATTTAAAGTAGTTTCATGCACTTATATAAGAATTTCAAGAAGTATGCATTAAGTTATTCTTGAAACTTTCAAGTTTCAAACCATAGAAAAAGTGTGAACACTAACAAATTTTAAGGCATCTAAATATAAGGCTTCATGTTCTTgagagcaggaagagaagcagctatgttttttgaaaacaaCAGACACTAGCAACACTGGATAAAGCTCAAACCCAAATCCTCCCCTGTGGCAGCCTGGGTCCATGCATATCAACCAATGGCAGATTGTATTCAAAATATCAATCAGTGGTAAAATACACTCAAACACATCCTTattgaaataacagaaaaatactgagaattTAGTATCAGTTAAAACACCACTGAAAGAACACAACAGACTTACATAATGGTTTCTTTGGAGTTCTGGAATTCTGCAGAGTGCCTGTTGTTCTTCTGTAGATCAGTCGTCTGAATAGAAAATCATTGTATTTTAGATATGTAAACTCAGAATTATAGAGATTTATAGCATGTTATACACCCAGCattgaaaataaagaatgaaatagtgctctttcttaaaaacattaaaatgtctCTGATTCAACTACTTAAAAGACTTTCTTTAAAACTGACAGTCACAGATTGTTACTGGTAAGGGAATGAGAGAGAAGATTCTAAAACATTTTATGCTTTCATATATCAGAGCACAGAAATCAATAGTTTATCAAtccaatttttttatttcccttttgcCCACATGATCTTTTTTGCAACATTAAGAAAAGTAGATAACCTTTGGCCAGAACAGTCATTGCAGCTATGCATACATAGAAATCATCCACCTTTTTCCAGAACAATTTAAAGTTTTCTGTTATTTACTAGTAAACAAACCAAGTTACCCAGCTTATATGAAAATGTACAAACAGAGTCTCAAGTAAAATTTCCTTAGGTGTTAAAATCACAAACCAGATCTCAACTCCTATTTGCTCAACACCTCCTACCAAAAATCCAACACTAAAAATACCCCAACAATCCAGCACAGAAATCCAGCCCTCAAGAAACCCCTCACTGCTGGCAATTGGAATCACAATTTCTTCCAAAGTGTTGTTTTGCAACAGATCAATATTTATAACAGACAAAAGATGCTGCTCAGGCATTTATACAGTCACTCAGGGGAAACAGATACCGAAGCATTTCTATATTCCCACATTTTTACATGTTTacaacatctgaaaaaataaaaagactgcagtgcagcagtgcagcacCATTTTTTGACATATATGCATGcccagaaagaaggaaacagctGCTCAGGCAGAATCTGCCTAACGTTTCAAAGGAGCTTTCATGTAGTGGAGCCAAGACCTCAATTAGAAACCTTATGGAAAGCATGCAGGCAACAGCATCAGATGTGCTCAGCTGTTGGATACCCCACATCTTTAACACCCACAATCCAAGGATGACGTATCTAGTGATGTGGAGTAAGAATCACAAAGTGAGACCAGTGGCTTAAAACAGATTCCTTCTCAAATACAGGACTTCTGTACTGTAAAGACAAGAACTGAGGgatatttttgctttagaaGATACACGTATCTTGCTGTGAAAACAGAGAAACTTCAAGCTCTAGAAGGTATCCCGGTCCAAGCTAAATACTCTCTTAGGAGCCAGAAGAAAGATCAGATAAAGTTTtccttattattattataggCATAAATTCAAAAGAGTTACAATAAATCTGTGCAAGTATACAAGGCTGTGAAATACAGTGTCTCCATAAGCCAATAGACTGATATTCCACATTTCATTTCATACACGTTTGTTTAGCAAGTGCTTCTGTCCTCATGCTACAAAGCATTAAGTCAATGGCAAACTACCCAAATCAAGCTAGGAAGTTTATTATGCAATTGGAGAAGATGCAGCTTTTTAGCACTTTCCTCTAAGCAGCTGTATTTACCCTGGCATGACCATGcccttcattttctgtgaaaaaaacccagcacaaaaTCAATGTGACACTATATCCAcgtgaaagaaaaaaaaaaaaaatctgtaatctTTGCTGACAAACCTTTCTTGGAACTGTTTAGATGGGATCAAGCCTGCCCTGAGGTTGGTATCCCCGACACGCTTGGCTTGCCACCACGTGGGATCATCTTGGCTTACAACTTCTAGGACGTGTCGTCTTTTAAATGGCAGCCCAGCTTCCTGGCAAGGAATGGCTCTGTCTTCTTTGGGATTATAGCAGAAAAGTGCCCTCATAAAcacctttaaaagaaagttaacatgtcatttcttcttgtcctatCATCTGGAATTTCAAACTGCCTTTGAAAGGTTTTCCCCAATGTTAACACTGCTAACCATATATACTCTTTATCCCTCCTTCAAGCACTCAAAAATACAGACACCTAGCAAGCttatgcagaaaaataaattaactttccAGCACACACCCAGTCATTATATATTGGCATTGTGGAAGATGAGACTCAAAAGACTAAAGTCCCAAGAAACACAGATCACAACCTACATGAAGTACAAAATGCAATGAAGAAAtggttgaaaaaaaataagggtagggagaaaacaataaaaatggatttatgGCAAAGTTGCCCAGCTGTAAAGACTGTCCTTAAAGTGTTCCTTTAATGCATCAAAATCTACTGTTCAACTTTGGATTTGTATCTTTAAACTATTTAACACATAACAGCAGAACCACTTTAGAAAGTGATTTGTGGGCTTCAGGGAAAAATTCAGCAACCAaaagcagggaagcagagagacTGACAGAGGAATCCTGTAAAGGGCCAGTTGAGCAGTAAGTTATTGCTGGTCACAGAGGGCAGATGAAGTGGGCTGATGGGGTCACATGATGGATGCAGCTCTGTTTGCAGAGAGGTCCGTTTTCACTCGAGTGGCAAAATGCCCAGAGATAATGGACAGACTGCAGCTGCCATGGTAAGAGGAGACAGCAGAACACCAAATTTAATTACATGAACCAAAAAGAAGAGGCTAGATTTCAGAAATGTTATAAAAGAACATGTGCCAAGATGAAGAGGAGAAGAGTCATGCAAGTAATTCTACTGAATAAAAGGGTACTGCACAAGAAACCACTCTCCTATCTTTGTAGTTCCATTCTGTGTCTGTGGCACTTCCCACTGGAACAGCAGGAATGGTGCATTTACAGAGATGCCAGGCTGTAAAGATGTGCTTCAGTATTTCAGCTGCATACCTTGCTGTCCTTCAGACGATCTTCTTCTTTGATggctggaattatttttaatgttattgaCCCTCGAGATTGAgcctgagaaaaacagaaatggatttttactTTGAAAGCAGGACAAGGATACAATGCAGACTATTCATGCTCCTGTTAAGCATGTCTCCTTCTCAAAACTCTTAACAGGACAAGCTAATCCACTATTTACCTGCATTACAGAGACTAGCATGATGTTGAATGACTCCACAAAAGTGTCTTGCCCATGGAGACATCCACAGGAACTACTGGGCTAAAACATATTAAGACCTGCACTaaaattcctttgtttgcttttagcAGCTGCATTAATTTCTGGGCTACAGTTCACAGGACATTAAATACTTCTGTGGCTTTTAGTACGACACTGACTTAAATTATTGCAGactaataattttaaaatgctgctttgaaaaatactgctgtgttttctccatAAAACTGGAGAAAACTCTAACTGGTTAGAGTGAAATGTAAACATCTATAAAAGAAACACCTACTTTCACTCTAGAAATCTTTACTAGTAAATGACAATTATTAGTTACAGTGAACTAAAAAGCACTTCTAGGTCCTTCAGAAGTCTAGAATGGGTTTATCTTATCTATTTTAGACGCCTTATTTCGCATGAGATGAACTGTGTTGTAGATAAACCTGCAATTCTGCAcagattaaaaagcaaacacagccaaACATTTGtagctttt is a window encoding:
- the MPP3 gene encoding MAGUK p55 subfamily member 3 isoform X1, whose product is MPVLSEDSGLHETLALLTSQLRPDSNHKEEMGFLRDVFSERSLSYLMKIHEKLRHYERQSPTPVLHSAAGLVEDVIEELQTAPVNNEEKELLQLLSTPHLRAMLVVHDTVAQKNFDPALPPLPDNFDDDFDEESVKIVRLVKNKEPLGATIRRDEHTGAVIVARIMRGGAADRSGLVHVGDELREVNGITVLHKRPEEISQILAQSRGSITLKIIPAIKEEDRLKDSKVFMRALFCYNPKEDRAIPCQEAGLPFKRRHVLEVVSQDDPTWWQAKRVGDTNLRAGLIPSKQFQERRLIYRRTTGTLQNSRTPKKPLYDQSSDKEDCDCEGYFNGHYIAGLRRSFRLSRKEKENNVNEGKQAEQADGAEFLTYEEVTKYQQQPGEQQRLVVLIGCLGAKLSELKQKVVSENPQEYGVAVPHTTRSRKSHEREGVEYNFVSKQSFETDVQQNKFVEHGEYKENLYGTSLEAIRSVMAKKKVCLVDVVPEAVKHLRTPEFKPYVIFVKPLISEKKKHVLKSPMSEEISAPLQDEEQQEIINSAAFIEEQYGHLIDTVLVKEDLQSACNELKSVLEKLNKDSFWVPVSWVRS
- the MPP3 gene encoding MAGUK p55 subfamily member 3 isoform X3, giving the protein MPVLSEDSGLHETLALLTSQLRPDSNHKEEMGFLRDVFSERSLSYLMKIHEKLRHYERQSPTPVLHSAAGLVEDVIEELQTAPVNNEEKELLQLLSTPHLRAMLVVHDTVAQKNFDPALPPLPDNFDDDFDEESVKIVRLVKNKEPLGATIRRDEHTGAVIVARIMRGGAADRSGLVHVGDELREVNGITVLHKRPEEISQILAQSRGSITLKIIPAIKEEDRLKDSKVFMRALFCYNPKEDRAIPCQEAGLPFKRRHVLEVVSQDDPTWWQAKRVGDTNLRAGLIPSKQFQERRLIYRRTTGTLQNSRTPKKPLYDQSSDKEDCDCEGYFNGHYIAGLRRSFRLSRKEKENNVNEGKQAEQADGAEFLTYEEVTKYQQQPGEQQRLVVLIGCLGAKLSELKQKVVSENPQEYGVAVPHTTRSRKSHEREGVEYNFVSKQSFETDVQQNKFVEHGEYKENLYGTSLEAIRSVMAKKKAVKHLRTPEFKPYVIFVKPLISEKKKHVLKSPMSEEISAPLQDEEQQEIINSAAFIEEQYGHLIDTVLVKEDLQSACNELKSVLEKLNKDSFWVPVSWVRS
- the MPP3 gene encoding MAGUK p55 subfamily member 3 isoform X2; this encodes MPVLSEDSGLHETLALLTSQLRPDSNHKEEMGFLRDVFSERSLSYLMKIHEKLRHYERQSPTPVLHSAAGLVEDVIEELQTAPVNNEEKELLQLLSTPHLRAMLVVHDTVAQKNFDPALPPLPDNFDDDFDEESVKIVRLVKNKEPLGATIRRDEHTGAVIVARIMRGGAADRSGLVHVGDELREVNGITVLHKRPEEISQILAQSRGSITLKIIPAIKEEDRLKDSKVFMRALFCYNPKEDRAIPCQEAGLPFKRRHVLEVVSQDDPTWWQAKRVGDTNLRAGLIPSKQFQERRLIYRRTTGTLQNSRTPKKPLYDQSSDKEDCDCEGYFNGHYIAGLRRSFRLSRKEKENNVNEGKQAEQADGAEFLTYEEVTKYQQQPGEQQRLVVLIGCLGAKLSELKQKVVSENPQEYGVAVPHTTRSRKSHEREGVEYNFVSKQSFETDVQQNKFVEHGEYKENLYGTSLEAIRSVMAKKKVCLVDVVPEAVKHLRTPEFKPYVIFVKPLISEKKKHVLKSPMSEEISAPLDEEQQEIINSAAFIEEQYGHLIDTVLVKEDLQSACNELKSVLEKLNKDSFWVPVSWVRS